In Pseudomonas hamedanensis, a single window of DNA contains:
- the gatC gene encoding Asp-tRNA(Asn)/Glu-tRNA(Gln) amidotransferase subunit GatC has translation MALERSDVEKIAHLACLGLNDADLPHITSALNSILGLVDEMQAVNTDGIEPLAHPLEASQRLRADVVTETNNREAYQSIAPAVENGLYLVPKVID, from the coding sequence ATGGCGCTAGAACGCTCCGACGTGGAAAAAATCGCGCACCTGGCCTGCCTTGGCCTCAACGATGCCGATCTTCCACACATTACTTCCGCCCTCAACAGCATTCTCGGGCTGGTCGACGAGATGCAGGCCGTCAACACCGACGGTATCGAGCCTTTGGCCCACCCTCTGGAAGCCAGTCAGCGCCTGCGTGCCGACGTCGTGACCGAGACGAATAACCGCGAGGCCTACCAGTCCATCGCACCAGCGGTCGAAAACGGCCTGTACCTGGTTCCGAAAGTCATCGACTAA
- the gatA gene encoding Asp-tRNA(Asn)/Glu-tRNA(Gln) amidotransferase subunit GatA codes for MHQMTLAEIARGLADKKFSSEELTKVLLARITQLDPQLNSFISLTEELALEQAKAADARRANGESGALLGAPIAHKDLFCTQGIRTSCGSKMLDNFKAPYDATVVAKLAAAGAVTLGKTNMDEFAMGSANESSWYGAVKNPWNLEHVPGGSSGGSAAAVAARLLPAATATDTGGSIRQPAAFTNLTGLKPTYGRVSRWGMIAYASSLDQGGPLARTAEDCAILLQGMAGFDQNDSTSIDEPVPDYSASLGDSLQGLRIGVPKEYFSAGLDPRIAELIQNSIQQLQKLGAVIKEISLPNMQHAIPAYYVIAPAEASSNLSRFDGVRFGHRCENPANLIDLYKRSRGEGFGAEVQRRIMVGAYALSAGYYDAYYLKAQKIRRLVKNDFMAAFNEVDVILGPTTPNPAWKLGAKNSDPVAAYLEDVYTITANLAGLPGLSMPAGFVDGLPVGVQLLAPYFQEGRLLNVAHQYQLNTDWHTRTPTGF; via the coding sequence ATGCATCAAATGACTCTGGCCGAGATCGCCCGCGGTCTCGCCGATAAAAAGTTTTCCTCCGAAGAGCTGACCAAAGTCCTGCTGGCGCGTATTACCCAGCTCGATCCGCAGCTCAACAGTTTCATCAGCCTCACCGAAGAGCTGGCCCTCGAGCAGGCGAAAGCCGCCGATGCGCGCCGGGCCAACGGTGAGAGCGGCGCCCTGCTCGGCGCACCGATCGCCCACAAAGACCTGTTCTGCACCCAGGGCATTCGCACCAGCTGCGGCTCGAAGATGCTCGACAACTTCAAGGCACCGTACGACGCCACCGTGGTTGCGAAGCTGGCCGCCGCCGGCGCCGTGACCCTGGGCAAGACCAACATGGACGAATTCGCCATGGGTTCGGCCAACGAGTCGAGCTGGTACGGCGCGGTGAAAAACCCGTGGAACCTGGAACACGTACCGGGTGGTTCGTCCGGTGGTTCGGCGGCGGCTGTGGCCGCGCGTCTGTTGCCTGCCGCGACCGCCACCGACACCGGCGGCTCGATCCGCCAGCCAGCCGCCTTCACCAACCTCACCGGCCTGAAGCCGACCTACGGTCGCGTTTCGCGCTGGGGCATGATTGCCTACGCGTCCAGCCTCGATCAGGGCGGCCCGTTGGCGCGCACTGCCGAAGACTGCGCGATCCTGCTGCAAGGCATGGCCGGTTTCGACCAGAACGATTCGACTAGCATCGATGAGCCGGTGCCGGATTACTCCGCCAGCCTCGGCGATTCGCTGCAAGGCCTGCGCATCGGCGTGCCGAAGGAATACTTCAGCGCCGGCCTCGACCCGCGCATCGCCGAGTTGATCCAGAACAGCATCCAGCAGTTGCAGAAGCTCGGTGCGGTGATCAAGGAAATCAGCCTGCCGAACATGCAGCACGCGATTCCGGCGTACTACGTGATCGCCCCGGCAGAAGCGTCTTCCAACCTGTCGCGTTTCGACGGCGTGCGTTTTGGCCATCGCTGCGAGAACCCGGCAAACCTGATCGACCTGTACAAGCGCTCCCGAGGCGAAGGCTTCGGTGCCGAAGTACAGCGCCGGATCATGGTCGGTGCCTACGCACTGTCCGCCGGTTATTACGACGCCTACTACCTGAAAGCGCAGAAGATCCGTCGTCTGGTGAAAAACGACTTCATGGCGGCCTTCAATGAGGTCGACGTCATCCTCGGCCCGACCACGCCGAACCCGGCCTGGAAGCTCGGCGCGAAGAACAGCGACCCGGTTGCTGCCTATCTGGAAGACGTCTACACCATCACCGCCAACCTCGCCGGCCTGCCGGGCCTGTCGATGCCGGCCGGTTTTGTCGACGGTCTGCCGGTGGGCGTGCAATTGCTCGCGCCGTACTTCCAGGAAGGTCGCCTGCTCAATGTGGCGCACCAGTACCAGCTCAATACCGACTGGCACACTCGCACCCCAACCGGCTTCTGA
- the gatB gene encoding Asp-tRNA(Asn)/Glu-tRNA(Gln) amidotransferase subunit GatB: protein MQWEVVIGLEIHTQLTTRSKIFSGSSTTFGSEPNTQASLIDLGMPGVLPVLNQEAVRMAVMFGLAIDAEIGQHNVFARKNYFYPDLPKGYQISQMELPIVGKGHLDIALEDGTVKRVGITRAHLEEDAGKSLHEEFNGATGIDLNRAGTPLLEIVSEPDMRSAKEAVAYVKAIHALVRYLGICDGNMAEGSLRCDCNVSIRPKGQAEFGTRCEIKNVNSFRFIEKAINSEIQRQIELIEDGGKVIQQTRLYDPNKDETRPMRSKEEANDYRYFPDPDLLPVVIEESFLGEVRATLPELPPQKRERFQSQFGLSAYDANVLATSREQADYFEKVAAIGGDAKLAANWVMVELGSLLNKQGLDIEESPVSAEQLGGMLQRIKDNTISGKIAKVVFEAMANGEGSADEIIEKRGLKQVTDTGAISAVLDEMLAANAEQVEQYRAADEAKRGKMFGFFVGQAMKASKGKANPQQVNELLKSKLEG from the coding sequence ATGCAATGGGAAGTCGTGATCGGGCTGGAGATTCACACTCAGCTCACCACCCGGTCGAAAATCTTTTCCGGTAGTTCCACCACGTTCGGTTCCGAGCCGAACACCCAGGCCAGCCTGATCGACCTGGGCATGCCCGGCGTGCTGCCGGTGCTCAACCAGGAAGCCGTGCGGATGGCGGTGATGTTCGGTCTGGCGATTGACGCCGAGATCGGCCAGCACAACGTGTTTGCCCGGAAAAACTATTTCTATCCGGACCTGCCGAAGGGCTACCAGATCAGCCAGATGGAACTGCCGATCGTCGGCAAGGGCCATCTGGACATCGCGCTGGAAGACGGCACGGTCAAACGCGTCGGCATCACCCGCGCGCACCTGGAAGAAGACGCCGGCAAGAGCCTGCACGAAGAATTCAACGGTGCCACTGGCATCGACCTGAACCGTGCCGGCACGCCGCTGCTGGAGATCGTTTCCGAACCGGACATGCGCAGCGCCAAGGAAGCCGTGGCTTACGTCAAGGCAATCCACGCGCTGGTGCGCTACCTGGGCATCTGCGACGGCAACATGGCCGAAGGCTCGCTGCGTTGCGACTGCAACGTGTCGATCCGTCCGAAGGGCCAGGCCGAGTTCGGTACGCGCTGCGAGATCAAGAACGTCAACTCGTTCCGCTTCATCGAGAAGGCGATCAACTCCGAAATCCAGCGGCAGATCGAGCTGATCGAAGACGGCGGCAAAGTCATTCAGCAAACCCGTCTGTACGATCCGAACAAGGACGAGACCCGTCCGATGCGTTCGAAAGAGGAAGCCAACGACTACCGTTACTTCCCCGATCCGGACTTGCTGCCGGTGGTCATCGAAGAGTCGTTTCTCGGCGAGGTGCGTGCAACTCTGCCGGAATTGCCACCGCAAAAGCGCGAGCGTTTCCAGAGCCAGTTCGGTCTGTCGGCCTACGACGCCAACGTGCTGGCCACCAGCCGTGAGCAGGCGGATTACTTCGAGAAAGTCGCGGCCATTGGTGGCGACGCGAAACTGGCGGCGAACTGGGTGATGGTCGAGTTGGGCAGCCTGCTCAACAAGCAAGGCCTGGACATCGAGGAATCGCCAGTGTCCGCCGAGCAACTGGGCGGCATGTTGCAGCGCATCAAGGACAACACCATCTCCGGCAAGATCGCCAAGGTTGTGTTCGAAGCGATGGCCAACGGCGAAGGCAGCGCAGACGAGATCATCGAAAAGCGCGGCCTCAAGCAAGTGACCGACACTGGCGCGATCTCCGCCGTGCTCGACGAAATGCTCGCGGCCAACGCCGAGCAGGTCGAACAGTACCGCGCGGCTGACGAAGCCAAACGCGGCAAGATGTTCGGCTTCTTTGTCGGCCAGGCCATGAAAGCCTCCAAAGGTAAGGCCAACCCGCAGCAGGTGAACGAACTGCTGAAAAGCAAGCTCGAAGGCTGA
- a CDS encoding septal ring lytic transglycosylase RlpA family protein, with translation MKRLFLSSALLALLAGCASTDTIDPHGYDQTGVASYYGARHHGKRTASGEAFNQHSLTAAHRQLPFGTRVKVTNLKNDESVVVRINDRGPHTRGRIIDLSREAADQIGMLRSGTARVRVQALD, from the coding sequence ATGAAGCGCCTGTTCCTGAGCAGCGCCCTGCTCGCCTTGCTGGCCGGTTGCGCCAGCACCGACACCATCGACCCGCACGGTTACGACCAGACCGGCGTCGCCTCCTATTACGGAGCCAGGCACCACGGGAAACGCACCGCCAGCGGCGAAGCGTTCAACCAGCATTCCCTGACCGCCGCCCACCGCCAACTGCCGTTCGGCACACGGGTGAAGGTCACCAACCTGAAAAACGATGAGTCCGTCGTGGTCCGCATCAACGATCGCGGCCCGCACACGCGCGGGCGCATCATCGACTTGTCCCGCGAAGCCGCCGACCAGATCGGCATGTTGCGCAGCGGCACCGCGCGGGTTCGCGTGCAGGCCCTCGACTGA
- a CDS encoding calcium/sodium antiporter: protein MNVIELLSGLCLLIIGAELMVRAAVRLAERLHVRPLIIGLTIVALGSSAPQMAVSLQAAMANNPDIAVGSVVGSSIFNILVTLGLSALVIPLRVSRQLVRLDIPLMIGASLLVFVLAWNKDIGRFDGLLLLGALALYLGLLFRQSRHSARPHTERPHNAQQSWLISALMILGGLAMLVFAGHLLLGAAVAVATDLGLSERVIGLTVVAVGTSLPELATSLIAALRGQRDIAVGNVIGANLFNLLGVLGLTALIAPMPLSVSPNALDFDLPVMLGVAALCLPVFYSGYRVTRAEGLLLLGLYLVYGLHVVSFTTGMPLAGKLERLMLFYVLPPLLMFLLFTSIRAWRRQHHKRDMP, encoded by the coding sequence ATCAACGTCATCGAATTGCTCAGCGGCCTGTGTCTGTTGATCATTGGCGCCGAGTTGATGGTGCGTGCTGCCGTGCGTCTGGCCGAACGTCTGCATGTGCGCCCGCTGATCATCGGCCTGACCATCGTTGCCCTCGGCAGCAGTGCGCCGCAAATGGCGGTCAGCCTGCAAGCGGCGATGGCGAATAACCCTGACATTGCGGTCGGCAGTGTGGTCGGCAGCAGCATCTTCAATATCCTCGTGACCCTCGGCCTCTCCGCGCTGGTCATTCCGCTGCGCGTGTCCCGGCAATTGGTACGCCTCGATATTCCGCTGATGATCGGCGCCAGCCTGCTGGTGTTCGTCCTGGCGTGGAACAAAGACATCGGACGCTTCGACGGCCTTCTGTTGCTCGGTGCCTTGGCGCTGTACCTCGGTTTGCTGTTTCGCCAGTCGCGGCACTCGGCCCGCCCCCACACCGAACGACCGCACAATGCGCAGCAATCCTGGTTGATCAGCGCGCTGATGATCCTTGGCGGCCTCGCCATGCTGGTGTTTGCCGGACATTTGTTGCTCGGCGCTGCCGTGGCCGTGGCGACCGACCTGGGGCTTTCGGAACGGGTGATCGGCCTGACGGTGGTGGCGGTCGGCACGTCCCTGCCGGAACTGGCCACTTCGCTGATCGCGGCGTTGCGCGGCCAACGGGATATCGCCGTGGGCAACGTGATCGGTGCCAACCTGTTCAACTTGCTGGGTGTGCTCGGCCTCACCGCATTGATCGCGCCCATGCCGCTGTCGGTGTCACCCAATGCGCTGGATTTCGATCTGCCGGTGATGCTCGGCGTGGCCGCACTGTGCCTGCCGGTGTTCTATTCCGGCTACCGCGTGACCCGCGCCGAAGGCTTGCTGCTGCTCGGTCTGTATCTGGTCTACGGGCTGCACGTGGTGTCGTTCACCACTGGCATGCCGCTGGCCGGCAAGCTTGAGCGGCTGATGCTGTTTTATGTCTTGCCGCCGCTGTTGATGTTTCTGCTGTTCACGTCGATACGCGCCTGGCGCCGCCAGCACCACAAGAGGGATATGCCATGA
- a CDS encoding carboxymuconolactone decarboxylase family protein: MTEAKQSGVEIRRQVMGDAFVDRALGNATEFTQPLQDFVNEHAWGGVWNRDGLPLKTRSLITLAALTALKCPQELKGHVRGALNNGCTVEEIREALLHCAVYAGVPAAIDAFRAAQEVIDSYQKPE; this comes from the coding sequence ATGACCGAAGCGAAGCAGTCCGGGGTTGAAATCCGCCGTCAGGTAATGGGCGATGCGTTTGTTGACCGAGCCTTGGGCAACGCCACCGAGTTCACCCAGCCGTTGCAGGATTTCGTCAATGAACATGCCTGGGGCGGGGTGTGGAACCGCGACGGCCTGCCGCTGAAGACCCGCAGCCTGATCACCCTCGCGGCGCTGACCGCGTTGAAGTGTCCGCAGGAATTGAAGGGCCACGTGCGCGGCGCACTGAACAATGGCTGCACGGTGGAAGAAATTCGCGAGGCGCTGCTGCATTGCGCGGTGTATGCCGGGGTGCCGGCGGCGATCGATGCGTTTCGCGCGGCGCAGGAAGTGATCGACAGCTACCAGAAACCGGAGTGA
- a CDS encoding AEC family transporter yields MLAIFLETLNITAPVFAMLFLGVLLKRIDWINDNFIHTASSLVFNVTMPALLFLGILHADLHAALQPSLLIYFSLATLVSFAVAWGWAIFKCPREDRGIYTQGAFRGNNGVIGLALAASMYGDYGISLGAILAALVILFYNTLSTIVLAVYSPVIKSDPWSICKSVFSNPLIISVIAAAPFAYFKIGLPGWLETSGQYLAQTTLPLALICIGGTLSLAALRKSGKMALSSSLVKMVGLPLLATLGAWLWGFRGAELGILFLYFGSPTAAASFVMARAAQGNHELAAAIIVMTTLMAAITTNVGIFVLQWGGWI; encoded by the coding sequence ATGCTGGCAATCTTCCTCGAAACCCTGAACATCACCGCGCCGGTGTTTGCCATGCTGTTTCTCGGTGTGCTGCTCAAGCGCATCGACTGGATCAACGACAACTTCATTCACACGGCCTCGTCGCTGGTGTTCAACGTCACCATGCCGGCGCTGTTGTTTTTGGGCATCCTGCATGCCGATCTGCACGCCGCGCTGCAACCGTCCCTGCTGATCTACTTTTCCCTCGCCACGCTGGTGAGCTTTGCCGTGGCCTGGGGCTGGGCGATTTTCAAGTGTCCGCGTGAAGATCGCGGCATTTATACCCAGGGGGCGTTTCGTGGCAATAACGGCGTGATTGGTCTGGCGCTGGCCGCGAGCATGTACGGCGATTACGGGATCTCCCTCGGGGCGATTCTCGCAGCGCTGGTGATCCTCTTTTACAACACGCTGTCGACCATTGTTCTGGCGGTGTATAGCCCGGTGATCAAGTCCGATCCGTGGAGCATCTGCAAAAGCGTGTTCAGCAACCCGCTGATCATCAGCGTGATTGCGGCGGCACCGTTTGCTTATTTCAAGATCGGCTTGCCGGGTTGGCTGGAAACTTCCGGCCAGTACCTGGCGCAGACCACCTTGCCGCTGGCGCTGATCTGCATCGGCGGCACGCTGTCGCTGGCGGCGTTGCGCAAGAGCGGCAAGATGGCGCTCAGTTCCAGTCTGGTGAAAATGGTCGGTCTGCCGTTGCTGGCGACGCTCGGCGCATGGTTGTGGGGCTTTCGCGGCGCGGAGCTGGGGATTCTGTTCCTCTACTTTGGCAGCCCGACGGCAGCGGCGAGCTTCGTCATGGCCCGGGCGGCGCAGGGCAATCATGAGCTGGCAGCGGCGATCATCGTGATGACCACATTGATGGCGGCGATTACCACCAATGTCGGGATCTTTGTGTTGCAGTGGGGTGGGTGGATCTGA
- the garD gene encoding galactarate dehydratase yields the protein MQLIEHSDSPRYIRLHERDNVVVVVNDQGVPAGTEFADGLVTLDFVPQSHKVNFEDIAEGGPVIRYGQIIGYALQPIPRGSWVKEDQLRMPTAPPLDSLPLCTDVPQAQAPLEGFTFQGYRNADGTVGTRNILGITTTVQCVTGVLDHAVKRIKEELLPKYPHVDDVVALTHSYGCGVAITATDAYIPIRTVRNLARNPNLGGEALVISLGCEKLQAGQVMHEDDASVDLSDPWLYRLQDSSHGFTEMIEQIMQLAEVRLKKLDQRRRETVPASELILGMQCGGSDAFSGITANPALGYASDLLLRAGATVMFSEVTEVRDAIYLLTSRAQTQTVAEELVREMDWYDRYLAKGEADRSANTTPGNKKGGLSNIVEKSLGSIVKSGSSAINGVLGPGERFKQKGLIFCATPASDFVCGTLQLAAGMNLHVFTTGRGTPYGLAMAPVVKVSTRTELAQRWPDLIDIDAGRIATGRATIEELGWELFHYYLDVASGKQQTWAEKHKLHNDITLFNPAPIT from the coding sequence ATGCAGTTGATTGAACATTCCGACTCGCCGCGCTACATCCGCCTGCACGAGCGGGACAACGTTGTGGTGGTGGTCAACGATCAGGGCGTACCGGCCGGTACCGAGTTTGCCGATGGCCTGGTGACGCTGGATTTTGTCCCGCAGAGCCACAAGGTCAATTTCGAGGATATCGCCGAAGGTGGCCCGGTGATTCGCTACGGGCAGATCATTGGCTACGCGTTGCAGCCGATCCCTCGCGGCAGTTGGGTCAAGGAAGATCAACTGCGCATGCCGACCGCACCGCCGCTGGACAGCTTGCCGCTGTGCACCGATGTGCCGCAGGCGCAGGCTCCGCTGGAAGGTTTTACGTTCCAGGGTTATCGCAACGCCGACGGCACGGTCGGCACGCGCAACATTCTCGGTATCACCACGACCGTGCAGTGCGTGACCGGCGTGCTCGATCACGCGGTCAAGCGCATCAAGGAAGAGCTGCTGCCGAAGTATCCGCACGTCGACGACGTGGTCGCGCTGACCCACAGTTATGGCTGTGGCGTGGCGATCACCGCCACCGACGCCTACATCCCGATTCGTACCGTGCGCAATTTGGCGCGCAACCCGAACTTGGGCGGCGAGGCGCTGGTAATCAGTCTGGGCTGCGAGAAATTACAGGCCGGGCAGGTAATGCACGAGGACGACGCGTCGGTGGATCTCAGCGATCCGTGGCTGTACCGCTTGCAGGATTCCAGTCACGGCTTCACCGAAATGATTGAGCAGATCATGCAACTGGCCGAAGTGCGCCTGAAGAAGCTCGACCAGCGCCGCCGCGAAACCGTGCCGGCATCAGAGCTGATTTTGGGCATGCAGTGCGGCGGCAGTGATGCGTTCTCTGGCATCACCGCCAACCCGGCGCTGGGTTATGCCTCGGATTTGCTGTTGCGCGCGGGGGCGACGGTGATGTTTTCCGAAGTCACCGAAGTGCGCGATGCGATATATCTGCTGACCTCGCGGGCACAGACGCAAACCGTCGCCGAGGAACTGGTGCGCGAAATGGACTGGTACGACCGTTACCTGGCCAAGGGCGAGGCCGACCGCAGCGCCAACACCACGCCGGGCAACAAAAAGGGTGGCTTGTCGAACATTGTCGAGAAGTCGCTGGGCTCGATCGTCAAGTCCGGCAGCAGCGCGATCAACGGCGTGCTCGGCCCGGGCGAGCGTTTCAAGCAGAAGGGGCTGATTTTCTGTGCGACGCCGGCGAGTGATTTTGTCTGCGGCACCCTGCAACTGGCGGCAGGAATGAACCTGCACGTGTTCACCACCGGGCGTGGCACGCCTTATGGGCTGGCCATGGCGCCGGTGGTGAAGGTATCGACGCGGACTGAACTGGCGCAGCGCTGGCCGGATCTGATCGATATCGACGCCGGGCGCATCGCCACCGGGCGCGCGACCATCGAGGAACTGGGCTGGGAGTTGTTTCACTATTACCTGGACGTTGCCAGTGGCAAGCAACAGACCTGGGCGGAGAAGCACAAGCTGCACAACGACATCACCTTGTTCAACCCGGCGCCGATTACCTGA
- a CDS encoding MFS transporter — protein sequence MQSSKPTHVRYLILLMLFLVTTINYADRATIAIAGSSLQKDLGIDAVTLGYIFSAFGWAYVAGQIPGGWLLDRFGSKKVYALSIFTWSLFTALQGFVGEFGMSTAVVALFMLRFLVGLAEAPSFPGNARIVAAWFPTAERGTASAIFNSAQYFATVLFAPLMGWIVYSFGWEHVFIVMGILGIIFSLVWLKVIYSPREHPRINDAEFKHIADNGGMVDMDQKGKKSDGPKWDYIRQLLTNRMMLGVYLGQYCINGITYFFLTWFPVYLVQERGMTILKAGFIASLPAICGFIGGVLGGVISDYLLRKGHSLTFARKAPIIAGLLVSSSIVACNYVDVEWMVVGFMALAFFGKGVGALGWAVVSDTSPKQIAGLSGGLFNTFGNIASITTPIVIGYIISSTGSFKWALVFVGANALVAVFSYLVIVGPIKRVVLKEPPAKGGNEVTGNLSQAHS from the coding sequence ATGCAATCCTCCAAGCCGACTCACGTCCGCTATTTGATCCTGCTCATGCTGTTTCTGGTGACCACGATCAACTACGCCGACCGTGCCACGATCGCCATTGCCGGCTCCAGCCTGCAAAAAGATCTGGGCATTGACGCCGTCACCCTCGGCTACATCTTTTCCGCATTCGGTTGGGCCTACGTGGCCGGGCAAATTCCCGGCGGCTGGCTGCTCGATCGTTTCGGCTCGAAAAAAGTCTACGCCCTGAGCATTTTCACCTGGTCGCTGTTCACCGCGCTGCAAGGCTTCGTCGGTGAATTCGGCATGTCCACAGCGGTGGTTGCGCTGTTCATGCTGCGCTTCCTCGTGGGCCTGGCCGAAGCGCCATCGTTCCCCGGCAACGCGCGGATTGTTGCCGCGTGGTTCCCGACCGCTGAACGCGGTACCGCTTCGGCGATCTTCAACTCGGCGCAATACTTTGCCACCGTGTTGTTCGCGCCGCTGATGGGCTGGATCGTCTACAGCTTCGGCTGGGAGCACGTGTTCATCGTCATGGGTATCCTCGGCATCATCTTCTCTCTGGTGTGGCTCAAGGTCATCTACAGCCCGCGCGAACACCCACGCATCAACGACGCCGAGTTCAAGCACATTGCTGACAACGGCGGCATGGTCGACATGGATCAGAAGGGCAAAAAGTCCGACGGCCCGAAATGGGATTACATCCGCCAGTTGCTGACCAACCGCATGATGCTTGGCGTGTATCTGGGCCAGTACTGCATCAACGGCATCACCTATTTCTTCCTGACCTGGTTCCCGGTGTACCTGGTGCAAGAGCGTGGCATGACCATTCTCAAGGCCGGTTTCATCGCTTCGTTGCCGGCGATCTGCGGCTTTATCGGCGGCGTGCTCGGCGGGGTGATTTCTGACTACCTGTTGCGCAAGGGCCACTCGCTGACCTTCGCTCGCAAGGCGCCGATCATCGCCGGTCTGCTGGTTTCGAGCAGCATCGTCGCGTGCAACTATGTTGACGTGGAATGGATGGTCGTCGGTTTCATGGCCCTGGCCTTCTTCGGCAAAGGCGTTGGCGCACTGGGCTGGGCAGTGGTCTCCGACACTTCGCCGAAACAGATCGCTGGCCTAAGCGGCGGGCTGTTCAATACCTTCGGCAACATCGCTTCGATCACCACGCCGATCGTGATTGGCTACATCATCAGCTCCACCGGTTCGTTCAAATGGGCGCTGGTGTTTGTCGGTGCCAACGCACTGGTCGCGGTGTTCAGCTATCTGGTCATCGTCGGCCCGATCAAACGTGTGGTGCTCAAAGAGCCGCCAGCCAAGGGCGGTAATGAAGTCACCGGCAATTTGTCTCAAGCGCATTCGTGA